A genomic stretch from Chitinophaga agri includes:
- a CDS encoding SPFH domain-containing protein, with translation MQTSGLVGWLMIIGPILLCLIFYKFILRVFFGLVIVPEDKIGLVTKKFVLMGKQELPEGRILATEGEAGFQAQTLAPGMYFWKWIWQYEVTFQSFTIIPTGKIGLVLAKDGAPLNPGAVLARRVDCDAYQSAESFLKNGGQKGRQTAIMTPGSYRVNTFLFEVEITDMTTVPDNTVAIVTTLEGQAIEAGQIAGKIIHDHNNFQDADAFLSNGGYKGLQEQVILAGSYFLNPWFAKVEMRQMTEIPISHVGVVISYVGQDGVDVSGVEFKHGNIVAKHHKGVWAEPLGPGKYPINTYIMKVEYVPTTNLVLNWASARSEAHQLDKNLSTITVRSKDGFTFNLDVAQIIHIPSTEAPKVIARFGNMSNLVTQVLEPTIGNYFRNSAQDAEVIDFLKSRKERQESAKTHIGRVLEQYNVFGVDTLIGDIVPPESLMKTLTDRKLAEEQKVTYETQMRAQETRQVLEKETAIADIQKEIVKADQGVLIAERIADASVKKATGDANSVRLQANAEADRMKLLANGEAEKVRVLAKAEAERTELTAKADAEKISLTGNAEAEKILAIGKSSAESYKLAVEAMGGNNFTQLKVMEAIGEQHIKIMPDILISGGDSTNGPIGGLLGMKLLEQLANKQEAEKTEQAEKSENK, from the coding sequence ATGCAAACATCTGGTTTAGTCGGATGGCTGATGATCATCGGTCCGATATTGCTATGCCTTATTTTCTACAAGTTCATCCTGCGCGTCTTCTTTGGTCTCGTGATCGTACCGGAAGACAAGATCGGGCTTGTCACCAAAAAATTCGTACTGATGGGTAAACAGGAGTTACCCGAAGGACGTATCCTCGCTACTGAAGGAGAAGCGGGTTTCCAGGCGCAAACACTGGCGCCGGGTATGTATTTCTGGAAATGGATCTGGCAGTATGAAGTTACTTTCCAGTCGTTCACTATCATCCCTACCGGTAAGATCGGTCTCGTACTGGCAAAGGATGGCGCTCCGCTGAATCCGGGGGCTGTACTGGCCCGCCGCGTAGATTGTGACGCTTACCAGAGTGCGGAATCCTTCCTGAAAAATGGTGGTCAGAAAGGTCGTCAAACAGCTATCATGACGCCTGGTTCCTATCGTGTGAATACCTTCCTCTTTGAAGTAGAGATCACAGATATGACCACCGTTCCGGATAACACGGTAGCGATTGTTACCACACTGGAGGGACAGGCTATTGAAGCTGGTCAGATCGCGGGTAAGATCATCCATGACCACAATAACTTCCAGGATGCGGATGCCTTTCTGAGTAACGGTGGATACAAAGGGTTACAGGAGCAGGTGATCCTCGCAGGTTCTTACTTCCTCAATCCATGGTTTGCCAAGGTAGAAATGCGTCAGATGACGGAGATTCCAATCAGCCATGTGGGTGTTGTTATCTCCTACGTAGGTCAGGATGGTGTGGACGTGAGCGGCGTTGAATTCAAACACGGTAACATCGTGGCCAAACACCATAAGGGTGTGTGGGCGGAGCCACTCGGACCAGGTAAGTATCCGATCAATACCTACATCATGAAAGTGGAATATGTCCCTACGACCAACCTGGTACTGAACTGGGCTTCCGCACGCAGCGAAGCGCACCAGCTGGACAAAAATCTGTCTACCATTACAGTACGTAGTAAGGACGGTTTTACCTTCAACCTGGATGTTGCACAGATCATACACATCCCATCAACAGAGGCACCTAAAGTGATCGCCCGTTTCGGCAACATGAGCAACCTCGTTACACAGGTACTGGAACCAACGATCGGCAACTACTTCCGTAACTCGGCCCAGGATGCGGAGGTGATCGACTTCCTGAAGAGCCGTAAGGAACGGCAGGAGTCTGCGAAAACACATATCGGACGCGTACTGGAACAATACAACGTATTCGGTGTGGACACCCTTATAGGAGACATTGTTCCTCCCGAAAGTCTGATGAAAACACTGACCGACCGTAAACTGGCGGAAGAGCAGAAAGTAACCTACGAGACACAGATGCGTGCACAGGAAACCAGACAGGTACTGGAAAAAGAAACAGCGATCGCAGATATCCAAAAAGAGATCGTAAAGGCCGACCAGGGTGTACTCATCGCGGAAAGGATCGCCGATGCTTCTGTAAAGAAAGCGACGGGTGACGCAAACAGTGTACGTCTCCAGGCGAATGCGGAAGCCGACAGAATGAAGTTACTGGCGAATGGTGAAGCGGAAAAAGTACGTGTACTGGCAAAGGCTGAAGCCGAAAGAACTGAGTTAACTGCGAAAGCTGACGCAGAAAAGATCTCCCTGACTGGTAATGCGGAAGCAGAAAAGATCCTGGCGATCGGTAAGTCAAGTGCGGAGTCTTATAAACTGGCGGTAGAAGCGATGGGTGGTAACAACTTTACGCAGTTGAAGGTGATGGAAGCCATCGGTGAACAGCATATCAAGATCATGCCTGACATCCTCATCAGCGGTGGAGATTCGACTAATGGTCCTATCGGCGGACTGCTGGGCATGAAACTACTGGAACAACTTGCCAACAAACAGGAAGCCGAAAAAACTGAGCAAGCAGAAAAATCTGAGAACAAATAG
- a CDS encoding DoxX family protein produces MIGIIKEVLYSDAGSEFNNWVLLVFRILLAFELFRVHGLKKFRVENGEREHVPNPLHLPDKLNGLMATLADTVAPFLVMIGIGTRLVVLPIIGVTAIGYFVVHRHDNAEVRDVPYMYTLCFLFLLCIGAGTLSADHYIYSILTQ; encoded by the coding sequence ATGATCGGGATAATAAAGGAAGTACTGTACTCTGATGCAGGGAGTGAATTCAATAACTGGGTGTTGCTGGTATTCAGGATTTTACTGGCATTTGAATTATTCAGGGTGCATGGACTAAAAAAGTTCAGAGTGGAAAATGGTGAGCGTGAACACGTGCCCAATCCCCTGCACCTGCCTGATAAGCTGAATGGTTTGATGGCGACACTGGCAGATACCGTAGCGCCTTTTCTCGTGATGATCGGTATCGGTACCAGGCTCGTGGTACTACCTATTATCGGTGTAACTGCGATCGGCTATTTTGTTGTACATCGTCATGACAATGCGGAGGTGAGAGATGTACCCTATATGTACACGCTGTGTTTTCTTTTCCTCTTATGTATAGGGGCTGGTACCCTTTCAGCAGATCATTACATCTATTCAATATTAACACAATAA
- a CDS encoding isochorismatase family protein — protein MSIATKHTGKEAQPSPALLTPDNHTLVLIDYEGQMGFATKSIDIIELRQNIALIAGGSKIFNVSTVVTTVAEESFSGPVFMELEEAYPQATSGYIDRTSMNTWEDINAYRAIVGKGKKKIVLGGLWTGVCIVGPALSAIAEGYEVYVITDACGDVTAEAHERAVQRMIQAGAIPITSVQYVLELQRDWARTETYEPVTTLMKKHSGGYGIGIHYAHNMLKH, from the coding sequence ATGTCTATTGCGACTAAACACACGGGAAAAGAAGCTCAGCCATCACCAGCACTACTGACACCAGATAACCACACACTGGTATTGATTGATTATGAAGGTCAGATGGGTTTCGCTACTAAAAGCATTGATATCATTGAACTGCGCCAGAACATCGCACTGATCGCCGGTGGTTCTAAAATTTTTAATGTTTCTACTGTAGTTACCACTGTAGCAGAAGAAAGTTTTAGCGGACCCGTATTCATGGAACTGGAAGAAGCATATCCACAGGCTACTTCCGGTTATATCGACAGAACTTCCATGAATACATGGGAAGACATCAACGCTTACAGGGCTATCGTTGGTAAAGGAAAGAAAAAGATAGTACTGGGTGGTCTGTGGACAGGTGTATGTATTGTAGGTCCTGCGCTCTCTGCTATCGCTGAAGGCTATGAGGTGTATGTGATCACAGATGCATGTGGTGACGTTACTGCTGAAGCACACGAAAGAGCGGTACAGCGTATGATCCAGGCAGGTGCTATTCCTATTACCTCTGTACAGTATGTACTGGAGCTGCAGCGTGACTGGGCAAGAACTGAGACCTACGAACCAGTAACTACCCTGATGAAGAAACATTCAGGTGGTTATGGCATAGGTATCCACTATGCACATAACATGCTGAAACACTAA
- a CDS encoding amidohydrolase, protein MKADLILYNGNIHTVDRDNPTATAVAIKDGKFVAVGDDSAVMKYADDNTKVIDLKRKRTIPGINDSHTHLIRGGLNYNLELRWDGVPSLADAMRMLKEQVARTPTPQWVRIIGGWSEFQFAERRMPTLEEINDAAPDTPVFIMHLYNSALLNRAALKAVGYTKDTPDPVGGKIQRNISGEPTGLLLASPSAAILYATLAKGPKLSYEYQLNSSRHYMREMNRLGITSVIDAGGGFQNFPDDYKVIDELHKNGELTVRIAYNLFTQRPKHEEEDFDSWVKSVKLYQGDDMYRHNGAGEMLVFSAADFESFMNPRPDLPEVMEEELERVVRLLVANRWPFRLHATYNESITRFLNVFEKVNREIPFDGLPWIFDHAETIDEKNIERVKVLGGGIAVQSRMAFQGEYFTDRYGKIAAGQTPPVKKMLDMEVPVGAGTDATRVSSYNPWIGLYWLSAGKTVGGLELYNDEQRLSRETALELYTKGSAWFSNEQQKKGAIKTGMLADVTVLDRDYFTIEDEEIKSIEAALTIVDGRIVYAKDDFQQWGPPPIPVLPDWSPTAIYNGYYAPAAHKLSAKAPAGKASAGTSADISAMVHQCIGSCGVHGHDHDKARMSEVPVNNYTAFWGALGCSCFAF, encoded by the coding sequence ATGAAAGCGGATTTAATACTTTATAACGGGAATATTCATACAGTAGATCGTGATAATCCGACTGCAACAGCCGTTGCCATTAAAGATGGCAAGTTTGTAGCAGTGGGAGACGATAGCGCTGTGATGAAATATGCAGACGATAATACCAAAGTGATCGATCTGAAAAGAAAACGTACAATTCCTGGTATTAACGATTCTCATACACATCTGATCCGTGGTGGTCTGAATTATAACCTGGAACTGCGCTGGGATGGTGTGCCTTCACTCGCTGATGCGATGAGGATGCTGAAAGAGCAGGTGGCACGTACGCCCACGCCCCAATGGGTGCGTATCATCGGTGGATGGAGTGAATTCCAGTTTGCCGAAAGACGTATGCCTACGCTCGAAGAGATCAATGACGCTGCACCCGATACGCCGGTATTCATCATGCATCTGTACAATAGTGCATTGCTGAACAGGGCTGCGCTAAAAGCTGTAGGTTATACAAAAGATACGCCTGATCCTGTGGGGGGTAAGATCCAGCGTAATATCAGCGGAGAGCCAACCGGCCTGCTGCTGGCTTCCCCCAGTGCTGCTATACTCTACGCGACGCTGGCTAAAGGTCCTAAGCTGTCCTACGAATACCAGCTGAACTCTTCCCGTCATTACATGCGGGAAATGAACCGCCTGGGTATTACCAGTGTAATTGACGCAGGTGGTGGGTTTCAGAATTTTCCGGATGACTATAAAGTAATAGACGAGCTGCATAAAAATGGTGAGCTGACAGTACGTATCGCATACAACCTGTTCACACAACGCCCTAAGCATGAAGAGGAAGATTTTGATAGCTGGGTGAAGTCTGTAAAGCTGTATCAGGGAGACGATATGTATCGTCACAATGGTGCCGGTGAAATGCTGGTTTTCTCTGCCGCCGACTTTGAGTCATTTATGAACCCTCGTCCTGATCTTCCGGAAGTGATGGAAGAAGAGCTGGAAAGGGTTGTCAGACTGCTGGTGGCAAATCGCTGGCCTTTCCGTTTGCACGCTACCTATAACGAAAGTATCACCCGTTTCCTCAATGTCTTTGAGAAGGTGAACAGAGAGATCCCATTCGATGGTTTGCCATGGATATTCGACCATGCCGAAACAATTGATGAGAAGAATATAGAGCGTGTGAAAGTATTGGGTGGTGGTATTGCAGTACAAAGCAGGATGGCTTTTCAGGGAGAATATTTTACTGACAGATATGGCAAAATAGCAGCAGGACAAACACCACCGGTTAAGAAAATGCTGGACATGGAGGTGCCGGTGGGTGCCGGTACGGATGCTACCCGTGTATCGAGTTATAACCCATGGATAGGACTGTATTGGTTAAGTGCAGGTAAGACTGTCGGTGGACTGGAACTCTATAACGACGAACAACGTCTGAGCAGAGAGACCGCACTGGAGCTGTATACCAAAGGCAGTGCGTGGTTTTCTAATGAGCAACAGAAGAAAGGCGCCATTAAAACCGGTATGCTGGCGGATGTCACCGTACTTGACAGAGATTATTTCACGATCGAAGATGAAGAGATCAAATCTATCGAAGCCGCACTGACCATCGTAGATGGCCGTATCGTGTATGCAAAAGATGATTTCCAGCAATGGGGGCCGCCGCCTATTCCGGTGCTGCCTGACTGGTCTCCAACCGCTATCTACAACGGATATTATGCTCCTGCTGCTCATAAGCTGAGTGCCAAAGCTCCTGCTGGTAAGGCGAGTGCTGGTACTTCTGCTGATATTAGTGCCATGGTGCACCAATGTATCGGTAGTTGCGGTGTGCATGGTCATGATCATGACAAAGCACGTATGAGTGAGGTACCTGTGAATAACTATACCGCTTTCTGGGGAGCCCTGGGTTGCTCCTGTTTTGCTTTCTAA
- a CDS encoding YoaK family protein, translating to MDEKKNIAYVSIILAFTAGFCDAATFTAAQELFSAHVTGNFVVFAYDLIRGAETQSWLKLLSFPVFTLAVIASGYYAPKLKSPYTLLFVEGVILLVTGGLDLAFDRPGTTWAAILPYVIVLAMGIQNAFGRMYATAAYAPTTMMTGNVTQLTLDIAKILMPGVWNSDKRPAFGKQIIIIGGFLGGCVAGAFLAAHFGLWTVAVPGLLLLLIAFI from the coding sequence ATGGACGAGAAGAAAAATATAGCCTACGTCAGCATTATACTGGCTTTCACTGCCGGGTTCTGCGATGCGGCTACATTCACCGCTGCACAGGAATTATTCTCTGCGCATGTGACGGGTAACTTTGTGGTGTTTGCCTATGATCTTATCAGGGGCGCTGAAACACAATCCTGGCTGAAACTGCTATCCTTCCCGGTGTTCACGCTGGCTGTAATAGCCTCGGGTTATTATGCGCCTAAGCTAAAAAGCCCATATACCCTGTTATTTGTCGAAGGAGTGATCTTGTTGGTAACAGGCGGTCTGGATCTTGCCTTTGACCGACCAGGCACTACCTGGGCGGCTATCCTGCCCTACGTGATCGTACTGGCCATGGGTATACAGAATGCCTTCGGGCGTATGTATGCTACTGCTGCCTACGCACCGACTACCATGATGACCGGGAATGTGACCCAGCTCACACTGGATATAGCAAAGATACTCATGCCGGGTGTATGGAACAGTGACAAACGCCCCGCTTTCGGCAAGCAGATCATCATCATCGGAGGCTTCCTGGGAGGCTGTGTGGCTGGTGCATTTCTGGCAGCACATTTCGGGCTGTGGACAGTCGCCGTGCCGGGTCTGCTCCTGCTGTTGATCGCTTTTATTTAA
- a CDS encoding sensor histidine kinase: MQEQDLIKILVVDDRLDNLLSIESILERESYTIVKANSGRAALKILLKEFDFSLILMDVQMPDMNGFETAALIYQRDKLKEIPIIFITAHSHEEEAIFKGYKVGAVDFIYKPINPELLRVKVGLFVELYRKTQSLIAQEQKLLTANASLQREIEEREASELKVRELNRQLLQNNIHLKAVNEELDRFAYIASHDLQEPLRKIRVFSDIILQKKSNTGDVDKYVQKITNATIRMQQLVSDLLRFSRHSIQGGDFTLCDLNDLVKDALTELEIKVQQTSATIRIDKLPSIHVIPTLMRQVFYNLISNALKFRRKEIAPDVHIYAEIAAAPDQQLREKVDGPYYKIFVVDNGIGFESQYIDDIFVVFKRLHSYHEIEGTGIGLSICKKIMEQHSGFITATSVIDSGSTFIIGIPEKQLVPVNMTLME, from the coding sequence TTGCAGGAACAGGATTTAATTAAAATATTAGTGGTTGATGACCGGCTGGACAATTTATTATCTATTGAGTCCATCCTGGAAAGGGAGAGCTATACAATTGTAAAAGCCAACTCTGGCAGGGCCGCACTGAAAATCCTGTTAAAGGAATTTGATTTTTCATTAATACTGATGGATGTGCAGATGCCGGATATGAACGGCTTTGAAACAGCTGCCCTGATCTATCAGCGGGATAAACTGAAAGAGATCCCGATCATATTTATCACTGCACATAGTCATGAAGAAGAGGCCATCTTTAAAGGATATAAGGTCGGTGCCGTTGACTTTATTTACAAGCCTATCAACCCGGAACTGCTGCGTGTAAAGGTGGGATTATTCGTAGAACTCTACAGAAAGACCCAGTCACTGATAGCACAGGAACAGAAGCTGCTGACCGCAAACGCCTCTCTCCAAAGGGAGATAGAAGAGAGAGAAGCTTCAGAATTAAAGGTGCGGGAGCTGAACCGTCAGTTGCTGCAGAATAATATTCACCTGAAAGCCGTCAATGAAGAACTGGACAGGTTTGCCTATATCGCTTCACACGATCTGCAGGAACCCCTGCGTAAGATCAGGGTGTTCAGTGATATTATCCTGCAAAAGAAAAGTAACACAGGGGACGTAGACAAGTATGTGCAGAAAATCACGAATGCTACCATTCGTATGCAGCAGCTGGTAAGTGATCTCCTACGATTCTCCCGTCACTCTATACAGGGTGGTGATTTTACCCTCTGCGATCTGAATGACCTGGTGAAAGATGCCCTGACAGAACTGGAGATCAAAGTACAGCAAACCAGCGCTACGATCAGGATAGATAAGCTGCCTTCCATACACGTGATACCAACGCTGATGCGGCAGGTATTTTATAACCTGATCAGTAATGCACTGAAATTCCGGAGGAAGGAAATAGCGCCGGATGTGCATATTTATGCAGAAATAGCAGCCGCTCCCGATCAGCAGCTGCGGGAAAAGGTAGACGGTCCCTACTACAAGATCTTTGTCGTGGATAATGGTATCGGCTTCGAAAGCCAGTATATAGACGATATATTCGTGGTGTTCAAAAGACTGCACAGCTACCATGAAATAGAAGGTACCGGTATCGGACTGTCTATCTGCAAAAAGATCATGGAACAGCATAGTGGGTTTATCACCGCTACCAGCGTAATCGATAGCGGCTCTACATTTATAATCGGCATACCTGAGAAACAGTTAGTGCCTGTGAATATGACATTGATGGAATAA
- a CDS encoding glycoside hydrolase family 3 N-terminal domain-containing protein, producing the protein MKMKKFTGTRSYFLLCIAMLGLGTTAFGQVKKTNASTIIYKNPTAPVDARVKDLLKRMTLEEKVGQLCTLLGWEMYDKKGDSVGVSETFKAVMAKRHIGSFWATLRADPWTKKTLVTGLSPKQAAMATNAMQKYMMENTRLGIPLLLAEECPHGHMAIGTTVFSTSIGQASTWDPALIQEMAGAIAKEARVQGAHIGYGPVLDLVREPRWSRLEETYGEDPYLISQMGIAMVKGFQGTGIGSGSNVISTLKHFTAYGSPEGGHNGGIALTGLRDLYSSYLPPFQAAIKAGALSIMASYNSIDGVPCSSNSFLLKDVLVKQWGFRGFSVSDLGGIPGVRSTHKVAATMEEAAALAINAGLDADLGGEAYGEALIKAFNNKKVTMATIDTAVAHVLRLKFTMGLFEHPYVDPAVAEKTVATAANAALSKRVATASIVLMKNENGLLPLKKTIKNLAVIGPNADNIYNQLGDYTAPQPAEKIVTVLEGIKAKVSPDTKVTYVKGCAIRDTAHANISEAVAAAQQADAVVIVLGGSSARDFETTFQSTGAAEVKASEVAVSDMESGEGYDRVSLDLMGLQSNLLQSIAATGKPVILVLIEGRPLNINWAAQHIPAIVNAWYPGQEGGHAVADVLFGDYNPAGRLPVSIPKSVGQLPVYYNYKSAARHDYVEMDAKPLYSFGHGLSYSTFEYKDLQSNVQATGSNLKVTVSFKLKNTSTVAGDEVAQLYLRDDASSVVTAVKQLKKFQRVHLAAGEEKTITFELFADDLRLLNTAMKWVVEPGTFSLMVGASSEDIRLNGKFEVKQEIVCKY; encoded by the coding sequence ATGAAAATGAAAAAATTCACCGGTACCCGCAGCTATTTCTTGCTTTGCATAGCAATGCTCGGACTGGGCACAACGGCCTTCGGGCAGGTCAAAAAGACAAACGCCAGCACTATTATTTACAAAAATCCAACGGCTCCGGTTGACGCCAGGGTAAAAGATTTGCTGAAAAGAATGACGCTGGAAGAGAAAGTAGGGCAGCTATGCACCCTGCTGGGATGGGAGATGTATGATAAAAAAGGCGATTCCGTTGGCGTAAGCGAGACATTTAAAGCTGTCATGGCCAAAAGGCATATTGGTAGTTTCTGGGCGACACTCAGGGCTGACCCCTGGACAAAAAAGACGTTAGTGACCGGTTTATCGCCTAAACAGGCGGCAATGGCCACTAATGCCATGCAAAAGTATATGATGGAAAATACCCGCCTGGGAATTCCATTATTACTAGCCGAGGAGTGCCCTCATGGACACATGGCGATCGGTACTACCGTATTCTCTACCTCCATCGGTCAGGCCAGCACCTGGGACCCTGCGCTGATACAGGAAATGGCTGGCGCCATTGCCAAAGAGGCCCGTGTACAGGGTGCACACATTGGTTATGGTCCGGTACTGGACCTGGTACGTGAGCCCCGCTGGTCCAGACTGGAAGAAACCTATGGTGAAGATCCTTATCTGATCAGTCAGATGGGTATTGCCATGGTAAAAGGTTTCCAGGGTACCGGCATTGGCAGCGGCAGCAACGTAATATCTACCCTGAAACATTTCACGGCGTACGGTTCGCCGGAAGGTGGTCATAACGGGGGCATTGCGCTCACCGGACTGCGTGACCTGTATTCGTCCTACCTGCCTCCTTTCCAGGCAGCTATAAAAGCGGGTGCGCTGTCTATCATGGCCTCCTATAACTCGATTGACGGCGTACCATGCAGTTCCAACAGCTTCCTGCTGAAAGATGTGCTGGTAAAACAGTGGGGCTTCAGAGGCTTCTCTGTATCTGACCTGGGCGGTATTCCGGGCGTACGTTCTACACATAAAGTTGCCGCAACGATGGAAGAAGCGGCAGCACTGGCCATCAACGCCGGGCTGGATGCAGACCTGGGTGGTGAGGCATATGGCGAGGCATTGATCAAGGCTTTCAACAATAAGAAAGTGACCATGGCAACGATCGATACGGCTGTGGCACATGTGCTCAGACTGAAGTTCACCATGGGCTTATTCGAGCACCCTTACGTTGATCCGGCAGTAGCAGAGAAAACTGTTGCGACAGCGGCCAACGCGGCACTGTCAAAACGTGTAGCTACAGCATCCATCGTACTGATGAAGAATGAGAATGGGTTACTGCCACTGAAAAAGACAATTAAGAACCTGGCTGTCATCGGGCCGAATGCAGACAATATCTACAATCAGTTAGGTGACTATACCGCTCCTCAGCCGGCAGAAAAAATAGTAACAGTGCTGGAAGGCATCAAAGCAAAAGTATCGCCTGACACAAAGGTGACCTATGTGAAAGGTTGTGCGATCCGTGATACAGCACATGCCAATATCAGCGAAGCAGTAGCTGCCGCGCAACAGGCAGATGCGGTTGTGATCGTACTCGGTGGTTCCAGTGCACGCGACTTTGAGACCACCTTCCAGAGCACAGGTGCAGCGGAAGTGAAAGCCTCAGAAGTGGCTGTCAGCGACATGGAAAGTGGTGAAGGCTATGACAGGGTAAGCCTTGATCTGATGGGCTTACAATCCAACCTGCTGCAAAGCATCGCGGCAACCGGCAAACCAGTTATACTGGTATTGATCGAAGGCCGTCCGCTAAATATCAACTGGGCCGCTCAGCACATACCGGCTATCGTGAATGCCTGGTATCCTGGTCAGGAAGGTGGCCACGCAGTCGCGGATGTACTCTTCGGCGATTACAATCCTGCCGGCCGTTTACCGGTATCCATCCCTAAATCGGTAGGACAGTTGCCTGTTTACTATAACTACAAAAGCGCTGCAAGACATGACTATGTTGAGATGGACGCAAAACCTCTCTACAGCTTTGGTCATGGCCTGAGTTATTCAACCTTTGAATACAAAGATCTGCAGTCAAATGTACAGGCAACGGGCAGCAACCTGAAAGTAACTGTTAGCTTCAAACTGAAAAACACCAGTACAGTAGCAGGCGATGAAGTGGCACAGCTGTATCTCCGCGATGATGCCAGCTCTGTTGTTACAGCCGTAAAACAGCTGAAGAAATTCCAGCGCGTACACCTGGCAGCAGGAGAGGAGAAGACCATCACCTTCGAGCTGTTCGCTGATGATCTCAGACTGCTGAACACCGCTATGAAATGGGTCGTAGAACCAGGTACATTCTCCCTGATGGTAGGGGCTTCCTCTGAAGACATCCGCCTGAATGGAAAGTTCGAGGTAAAACAAGAGATAGTATGTAAATATTAA
- a CDS encoding Dps family protein, which translates to MEPNIGIKKENLASVAHEMIKILADEFVLYTKTRNAHWNVEGPDFHSKHVFFEAQYEELDEIMDSVAERVRSLGHYSPATLKDYLQLTHLTEKSRAANDGAGFIGELLADHESIIIHLRENIDRFANEWNDQGTSDYITGLMETHEKMAWMLRAHLR; encoded by the coding sequence ATGGAACCAAATATCGGCATTAAGAAAGAAAATCTTGCTTCAGTAGCTCATGAGATGATCAAAATACTGGCAGACGAATTTGTATTATACACCAAAACACGTAACGCTCACTGGAACGTGGAAGGTCCTGACTTTCACTCCAAACACGTATTCTTTGAAGCTCAGTATGAAGAGCTGGACGAGATCATGGATAGCGTGGCAGAACGTGTCCGTTCACTGGGGCACTACTCTCCCGCTACCCTGAAGGACTACCTGCAACTGACACACCTCACCGAGAAAAGCCGTGCTGCAAATGATGGCGCTGGCTTCATCGGCGAACTGCTCGCTGATCATGAAAGTATCATCATTCACCTGCGGGAGAACATTGACCGTTTTGCCAATGAATGGAATGATCAGGGTACCAGTGACTATATCACCGGCCTGATGGAAACACATGAGAAAATGGCGTGGATGTTAAGAGCTCATTTAAGATAA